In Seriola aureovittata isolate HTS-2021-v1 ecotype China chromosome 17, ASM2101889v1, whole genome shotgun sequence, a genomic segment contains:
- the syngr3a gene encoding synaptogyrin-3a — MDGVGSFGAGRTGSTMDPITFAKQPQTILRALSWIFSLVVFASIVNEGYVNIGSERLHCVFNKNADACNYGVFMGLVGLLACSFFFLLDYKFSSISSVKDRKKAVMLEIGFSGFWTFLYFVSFCFLANQWSRTTPDELPLNQGADAARAAIAFSFFSIITWAGLTVRAVQKYLLGTDMTLFTTEHMDGGAPTQPYPSNSPEGGNTETTETYQSPPFTESNAAPTYQVPIY; from the exons atggacGGAGTGGGATCGTTCGGAGCGGGCCGGACCGGGTCCACCATGGACCCGATCACCTTCGCCAAACAGCCGCAGACCATCCTCAGAGCGCTGTCCTGG ATATTTTCCCTGGTGGTCTTTGCTTCCATCGTGAACGAGGGTTACGTCAACATCGGCAGCGAGCGTCTCCACTGCGTCTTCAATAAGAACGCAGACGCCTGTAACTACGGCGTGTTCATGGGCCTGGTGGGCCTGCTGGCgtgctccttcttcttcctgctcGACTACAAGTTCTCCTCCATCAGCTCCGTCAAGGACAGGAAGAAGGCTGTGATGCTGGAGATCGGCTTCTCAG GTTTCTGGACCTTCCTGTACTTTGTAAGTTTCTGTTTCCTGGCCAATCAGTGGTCACGGACCACGCCTGATGAGCTGCCACTCAACCAGGGGGCAGATGCAGCTCGGGCAGCGATcgccttctctttcttctccatAATCACCTGG gCTGGTCTAACGGTGCGTGCGGTCCAGAAGTATCTGCTGGGCACAGACATGACCCTGTTCACCACGGAGCACATGGACGGCGGCGCGCCCACCCAGCCGTACCCGTCCAATTCACCGGAAGGTGGCAACACTGAGACCACAGAGACCTACCAGAGCCCACCATTCACTGAGAGCAACGCAGCACCCACATACCAGGTTCCCATTTACTAG